A single Populus nigra chromosome 13, ddPopNigr1.1, whole genome shotgun sequence DNA region contains:
- the LOC133670871 gene encoding pentatricopeptide repeat-containing protein At5g15280, mitochondrial produces MKSRSRSKLLCNQMLQNLSYFTSNNAKLERVSSLFTHISIEFRFFTCSLTDPSLKPHKDLSSFNFNGIAHSVISKCSHFFDKKEPKRHNFLYDASFKMPLLDISDVIPHVTRRFLRVLRLKPEDVLEMLLGFQVECERVAVKSAKVESLWEIFKYANEQDKGFRHFPKSCEVMASILVRHGMFREAQLLLLAMERQGISMDSSKIFVSLIEGYVGVGDLERAVLVYDQMRERDLVPSLLCYRALVDLSVRMKRTQLAFRVSLDLVELGISVSEGENASFENVVRLLCRDGMIREARNFIRKLMALGFEPSSLVLNEIALGYCEQDFEDSVRCFAEMKCSPNVLTGNKILFSLCTGFGVERANLFRLKLEHLGFMPDEVTFGILICWCCRERKLRGAFNYLSELLSRGLKPNIWCYHALISALFKEGMWEHAQDILDEMVDMGTAPVLSTFKILLAGYCRARRFDEVKVVIHEMVNRGLIESSALEDPLSKAFMVLELKTLSVRLKRDNDVEFSKTEFFDNLGNGLYLDTDLDEYDKRVTRILEDSMVPDFDFLVRKECSNGNFKVACSLTGEMARWGQELSLSVVSALLKGLCTPRSYIKLCSSLLEKMPKLVNQLDQEVLNLLVQAYCKIGLTHKGWLIFNQMLQRNLTINSETFTALIKGLCKKENLRNLHDCWDFALNGKWLPGLVDCISVVECLCHCGMLKEVLELLERMLVLNPESRLKVLHIFLEKLSLTGFSSIAHLFVEELLQHGCALDQIAYSHLIKGLCKEQKYKVAFAVLDIMLARKMVPCLDVSLILIPRLCKAEKLQTAIELMENVLRVQTTFYSDFAKRFCVTGKAGEAANIFQNMLSKGLLPDADIYNMLLQQFCHTKNLKKVRELLGVVIRKTASLTISSYRSYVRLMCIEGKVDYALSLKKVMVRESKSASIILYNILIFYLLSAGESMLVKKVLNELQEEGLVLNEVTYNFLVYGFSKCKDVSTGMHYLSTMISKELRPSYRSLSTVITFLCDIGELDKVLELSREIELKGWILGSIAQNAIVEGLLFQDKVEAAKQFLDRMVYKGLTPQSISYDNLIKRFCCLGRLDKAIDLLNVMLKKGNMPSSTSYDSVICGFCSRNQLNQAMDFHAEMLDRNLKPSINTWDLLVKQYCQQGQPAEAAKLLLSMVQVGETPTRLMYCSVIDGYRMENNPRKASELMQMMQQSGYEPDFDTHWSLISNLSNSSDKDYSKSSQGFLSSLLAGSGFSSKKDLNAKLG; encoded by the coding sequence ATGAAATCAAGAAGTAGAAGCAAGCTTCTCTGCAATCAAATGCTGCAAAACCTATCATATTTCACCTCCAATAATGCTAAACTTGAAAGGGTCAGTTCTCTTTTCACTCACATCTCCATTGAATTTCGATTCTTTACATGTTCTCTCACTGACCCTTCACTAAAACCCCACAAAGATTTATCATCTTTTAACTTTAATGGTATTGCGCACTCTGTTATATCTAAGTGTTCTCAtttctttgataaaaaagaacCCAAAAGACACAACTTTCTTTATGATGCTTCTTTTAAAATGCCGCTCTTAGATATCTCTGATGTAATACCTCATGTTACACGTCGGTTTTTGAGGGTTTTGAGGTTGAAACCAGAAGATGTGCTTGAAATGTTACTGGGTTTTCAAGTTGAGTGTGAAAGAGTTGCAGTTAAGAGTGCAAAGGTTGAGTCATTATGGGAGATTTTTAAGTATGCTAACGAACAAGATAAGGGTTTTAGGCATTTTCCCAAGTCATGTGAGGTTATGGCTTCTATTCTTGTTAGGCATGGGATGTTTAGAGAGGCTCAGTTATTGCTTTTGGCAatggagagacaaggaattTCAATGGACAGTAGTAAGATTTTTGTTAGTTTGATTGAAGGGTATGTTGGTGTTGGTGATTTAGAAAGGGCTGTCTTAGTGTATGATCAAATGAGGGAGCGAGATTTAGTGCCATCGTTGTTGTGTTATCGTGCTCTTGTTGATCTTTCAGTAAGAATGAAGAGAACCCAGCTAGCATTTCGAGTTTCTTTAGATCTGGTAGAATTGGGGATTAGTGTAAGCGAAGGAGAAAATGCTAGTTTTGAGAATGTTGTAAGATTACTTTGTAGGGATGGAATGATTCGAGAAGCAAGGAATTTTATTAGGAAGTTAATGGCCTTGGGTTTTGAGCCTAGCAGCTTGGTTCTTAATGAGATTGCTCTTGGGTACTGTGAGCAGGACTTTGAGGATTCAGTAAGGTGTTTTGCTGAAATGAAATGTTCCCCAAATGTGCTTACTGGCAATAAGATTTTATTCAGTTTATGCACTGGTTTTGGTGTAGAGAGAGCAAATTTGTTCAGACTCAAATTGGAGCACTTGGGTTTTATGCCTGATGAAGTAACTTTTGGGATCTTGATTTGTTGGTGTTGTCGTGAAAGGAAATTGAGGGGTGCCTTCAATTATTTATCAGAGTTGTTATCTCGAGGCCTAAAACCCAATATATGGTGCTATCATGCTCTTATCAGTGCGTTGTTTAAAGAAGGCATGTGGGAGCATGCACAAGACATTCTTGATGAAATGGTGGATATGGGAACAGCCCCTGTTTTGTCAACTTTCAAAATTCTTTTGGCAGGATATTGCAGGGCTAGACGATTTGATGAAGTAAAGGTGGTGATTCATGAGATGGTGAACCGTGGTCTAATTGAATCATCTGCACTCGAGGATCCTCTTTCAAAGGCATTTATGGTCTTGGAGCTCAAGACTTTATCAGTGCGGTTGAAAAGGGACAATGATGTTGAGTTTTCTAAGACAGAATTCTTTGATAACCTTGGTAATGGACTttatttggatacagacctggaTGAGTATGACAAAAGAGTAACGAGGATACTGGAAGATTCTATGGTTcctgattttgattttctagtAAGGAAGGAATGCAGTAATGGAAATTTTAAAGTTGCATGCTCATTGACCGGTGAAATGGCTCGATGGGGTCAAGAACTGTCTCTCTCTGTTGTCTCTGCATTATTAAAGGGGCTTTGCACTCCTCGTTCCTATATCAAGTTATGCAGCAGTCTTTTGGAGAAGATGCCAAAGCTGGTTAATCAACTAGACCAAGAAGTTCTCAATTTGCTAGTCCAAGCATACTGCAAAATTGGATTGACACACAAAGGGTGgttgatttttaatcaaatgctTCAAAGAAATCTAACAATTAACAGTGAAACATTTACTGCTCTAATTAAGGGACTGTGTAAGAAGGAAAATTTGCGGAACCTTCATGATTGCTGGGATTTTGCTCTAAATGGTAAATGGTTACCAGGGTTGGTGGATTGTATATCTGTGGTTGAATGTCTGTGCCATTGTGGAATGCTGAAGGAGGTACTAGAGCTTTTGGAAAGGATGTTGGTATTGAATCCTGAATCAAGGTTAAAAGTTTTACATATCTTCCTTGAAAAGCTTTCTCTTACTGGCTTTTCGAGCATTGCACACTTGTTTGTGGAAGAACTACTACAGCATGGTTGTGCCTTAGATCAAATTGCATATAGCCATCTTATAAAGGGGTTATGCAAGGAGCAAAAGTATAAAGTTGCCTTCGCAGTATTAGACATAATGCTTGCTAGGAAAATGGTTCCATGCTTGGACGTATCTCTAATTCTGATTCCTCGGCTGTGTAAGGCTGAAAAACTTCAGACAGCTATTGAATTAATGGAAAATGTTTTGAGGGTGCAAACTACATTCTACAGCGATTTTGCTAAAAGATTTTGTGTGACAGGAAAGGCTGGGGAAGCAGCCAATATTTTCCAGAATATGCTGTCCAAGGGGCTGCTACCTGATgctgatatttataatatgctGTTGCAACAATTCTGCCACACCAAAAACTTGAAGAAAGTCAGGGAGTTACTTGGTGTTGTCATAAGAAAAACTGCAAGCCTCACAATCTCGAGTTATCGCAGTTATGTGCGTTTGATGTGTATAGAGGGTAAAGTGGATTATGCATTGAGCCTGAAGAAGGTAATGGTGCGAGAAAGCAAGTCTGCTAGCATCATCCTATACAACATTCTGATTTTCTATCTTCTCTCTGCTGGGGAAAGTATGCTCGTGAAGAAGGTTTTGAATGAATTACAGGAGGAGGGGTTGGTGCTCAATGAAGTTACATATAATTTTCTGgtatatggattttctaaatgcAAAGATGTCTCTACTGGTATGCACTATCTGTCTACAATGATTTCAAAGGAGCTTAGGCCTAGCTATCGAAGCTTAAGCACAGTAATAACCTTCCTATGTGATATTGGGGAACTTGATAAAGTATTGGAATTGAGTCGAGAAATAGAATTGAAAGGCTGGATTCTTGGTTCAATTGCTCAAAATGCAATTGTTGAGGGCCTTCTTTTCCAGGATAAGGTTGAAGCAGCTAAACAATTTCTGGACCGAATGGTATATAAAGGTTTAACTCCTCAAAGTATTAgttatgataatttaattaagcgGTTTTGTTGCCTTGGAAGACTGGACAAGGCTATTGACCTTCTGAATGTAATGTTGAAGAAAGGAAATATGCCTAGTTCTACCAGTTATGATTCTGTAATTTGTGGTTTCTGCTCTAGAAATCAACTGAACCAAGCTATGGATTTCCATGCTGAGATGTTGGATAGGAATCTTAAGCCAAGTATCAACACATGGGACTTGCTTGTCAAACAGTATTGCCAACAAGGACAACCTGCAGAAGCAGCAAAGCTCCTTCTTTCAATGGTTCAGGTCGGCGAGACTCCAACCAGGCTGATGTACTGCTCTGTAATTGATGGTTATCGCATGGAAAACAATCCAAGGAAGGCATCAGAGCTAATGCAAATGATGCAACAAAGTGGTTATGAGCCAGATTTTGATACGCATTGGTCTCTTATTAGCAATTTAAGCAATTCGAGTGACAAGGATTATAGTAAAAGTAGTCAGGGTTTCCTGTCAAGCCTTCTCGCTGGAAGTGGATTCTCTTCCAAGAAGGACCTCAATGCCAAACTGGGTTAA
- the LOC133671014 gene encoding pentatricopeptide repeat-containing protein At5g15300 — protein MIRKRTNDRSTNRKQPSSLWKNCNNLLALKKIHATLIIKGFNSNRAALRELIFAGAMTISGAINYAHQVFAQITEPDIFMWNTMMRGSSQSKNPSKVVLLYTQMENRGVKPDKFTFSFLLKGCTRLEWRKTGFCVHGKVLKYGFEVNSFVRNTLIYFHSNCGDLVIARSIFYDLPERSVVSWSALTAGYARRGELGVARQIFDEMPVKDLVSWNVMITGYVKNGEMENARTLFDEAPEKDVVTWNTMIAGYVLRGEQRQALEMFEEMRNVGECPDEVTMLSLLSACADLGDLEVGRKLHCSISEMTRGDLSVLLGNALVDMYAKCGSIEIALQVFKKMREKDVTTWNSVIGGLAFHGHAEESIKLFAEMQALKNIKPNEITFVGVIVACSHAGNVEEGRRYFKLMRERYDIEPNMIHHGCMVDLLGRAGLLSEAFELIGKMEIEPNAIIWRTLLGACRVHGNVELGRLANERLLKLRRDESGDYVLLSNIYASAGEWDGAEEVRKLMDDGGVRKEAGRSLIEADDRAVMQFLFDPKPKLNSRGQVS, from the coding sequence ATgataagaaaaagaacaaacGATAGGAGCACCAATCGCAAGCAGCCGTCAAGCCTATGGAAAAACTGCAACAATCTTCTTGCTCTAAAGAAAATCCACGCTACCCTTATAATCAAAGGGTTCAATTCAAACCGAGCAGCCCTCAGAGAGCTCATATTTGCTGGTGCTATGACCATTTCTGGTGCTATAAACTATGCCCACCAAGTGTTTGCTCAAATTACTGAACCAGACATTTTCATGTGGAATACAATGATGAGAGGTTCATCTCAAAGCAAAAATCCTTCAAAAGTAGTTTTGCTTTATACCCAGATGGAGAATCGAGGTGTAAAGCCTGATAAGTTCACGTTTTCTTTCTTGCTTAAAGGTTGTACTAGGCTTGAATGGAGAAAGACTGGTTTTTGTGTTCATGGGAAGGTTTTGAAATATGGATTTGAAGTGAATTCTTTTGTGAGAAATAcccttatttattttcattctaaTTGTGGGGATTTGGTGATAGCTAGAtcgattttttatgatttgccGGAAAGGAGTGTTGTTTCTTGGTCTGCTTTGACTGCGGGGTATGCAAGGAGAGGGGAACTGGGTGTGGCAAGGCAAATTTTTGATGAAATGCCAGTGAAAGATTTGGTTTCCTGGAATGTGATGATTACAGGGTATGTGAAAAATGGAGAGATGGAAAATGCTAGGACACTCTTTGACGAGGCTCCAGAAAAAGATGTTGTGACTTGGAATACGATGATTGCTGGGTATGTCCTTCGTGGGGAGCAAAGGCAGGCTTTGGAGATGTTTGAGGAGATGAGGAACGTGGGAGAGTGTCCAGATGAGGTGACAATGCTGAGTCTTTTGTCGGCATGTGCAGATTTGGGTGATTTGGAGGTTGGCAGAAAGTTGCATTGCTCAATTTCAGAGATGACTCGGGGAGATTTGAGTGTTTTACTTGGGAATGCACTCGTTGACATGTATGCGAAGTGTGGAAGTATCGAGATAGCACTTCAGGTATTTaaaaagatgagagagaaagaTGTTACAACATGGAATTCAGTTATAGGAGGGTTGGCTTTTCATGGCCATGCTGAGGAATCAATCAAATTGTTTGCTGAGATGCAggctttgaaaaatattaagccAAATGAGATAACTTTTGTTGGAGTGATTGTTGCTTGTAGTCATGCCGGGAATGTTGAAGAGGGGCGCCGGTATTTCAAACTTATGAGAGAGAGGTATGATATAGAGCCAAATATGATACATCATGGGTGTATGGTGGATTTGTTGGGTCGTGCAGGGCTATTGAGTGAAGCATTCGAGTTAATAGGCAAAATGGAGATTGAACCTAATGCTATAATTTGGAGGACGCTGCTTGGGGCTTGTAGAGTTCATGGAAATGTTGAGCTGGGGAGGCTTGCAAATGAGAGACTACTTAAACTAAGAAGGGATGAGAGTGGGGATTATGTGTTACTTTCTAACATTTATGCTTCAGCAGGTGAGTGGGATGGAGCTGAGGAGGTGAGGAAGTTGATGGATGATGGTGGAGTTAGAAAAGAAGCTGGCCGCAGCCTAATTGAAGCAGATGACAGAGCTGTCATGCAATTTTTGTTTGATCCAAAACCCAAACTAAATTCAAGAGGCCAAGTGTCATGA